The proteins below are encoded in one region of Triticum aestivum cultivar Chinese Spring chromosome 1B, IWGSC CS RefSeq v2.1, whole genome shotgun sequence:
- the LOC123146546 gene encoding subtilisin-like protease SBT3.6 isoform X2, producing the protein MCMPPVPLSKIDDMGFMCCSSHPLRAASLLLLCFCVVLSRVHAGGSRSRELYIAYLGDVKHEHPDDVVASHHEMLGTLLQREGSSASMVYHYKHGFSGFAAMLTADQATRLAEFPGVISVQPSKTYRSTTTRSWDFLGLHYPSSHMPASELLHASNYGEDIIIGVIDTGIWPESRSFSDQGYGPVPSRWKGKCQVGPDWGNNNCSRKIIGARFYTVGIADKYLKADSLSPRDHNGHGTHTASTAAGSTVEEEVASFHGLAAGVARGGAPRARIAMYKSLWSVDETGSTASVLAAIDDAIHDGVDVLSMSLASRDGSDDYSFATLHAVQKGITVVMSAGNDGPRAQTVANSSPWGITVAASKLDRSFPTVVTLGNKQQMVGQSLYYQPKNSSSRSNFASLACISTCTKEALEEAFSGEELTGIILLCYKEPQAPFNPQGVFIQASTYVVDHGGSGLIFVQRTTDALEVIPYYCTGIACVLVDPDVGNKMHQYCMDSSSPRLAKIEPARTVTGKGILAPKVAAFSSRGPSIDYPAFIKPDIAAPGSNILAAVRNSYETMSGTSMAAPHVTGVAALLKAMHPDWSSAAIKSAIVTTACVTDQRGMSILAEGLPRKVADPFDYGGGNINPSRAAHPGLVYDINPRNYNKFFQCAIINQRTSTSVGCNATLLAYNLNLPSISVPDLRGPITIPRMVTNVGDVHSVYHAIVQSPDGVKMEVFPPVLVFDNANKVQKFDVKLSPMWNLQGDYTFGSLTWHNDLHTVRIPVAARITNQDFYADVA; encoded by the exons ATGTGCATGCCACCAGTACCACTAAGTAAGATCGACGACATGGGATTCATGTGCTGTTCCTCACACCCACTACGGGCAGCCTCGTTGCTGCTGCTTTGCTTCTGCGTGGTGCTATCCAGAGTGCACGCAGGAGGATCTCGTTCTCGCGAG CTTTACATCGCTTACCTAGGCGACGTGAAGCACGAGCACCCGGACGATGTCGTCGCCTCTCACCATGAAATGCTCGGCACTCTTCTCCAAAG GGAGGGTTCCTCAGCCTCCATGGTCTACCACTACAAGCATGGTTTCTCGGGCTTCGCCGCCATGCTCACCGCGGACCAAGCAACAAGGCTTGCAG AATTTCCGGGAGTCATCAGCGTTCAACCGAGCAAGACGTACAGGAGCACCACCACGCGGAGCTGGGATTTTCTTGGGCTCCATTATCCGTCCTCCCATATGCCGGCCAGTGAGTTACTGCACGCAAGCAACTACGGAGAGGATATAATCATTGGCGTGATTGACACCG GGATATGGCCGGAGTCTAGAAGCTTCAGTGACCAAGGGTACGGGCCGGTGCCATCAAGGTGGAAAGGAAAGTGCCAGGTTGGGCCCGATTGGGGCAACAACAATTGCAGCCGCAAGATCATCGGCGCAAGGTTCTATACCGTTGGGATCGCCGACAAATACTTAAAGGCGGACTCTCTCTCGCCCCGGGATCACAACGGCCATGGCACGCACACggcttccactgctgcgggctCTACCGTGGAGGAGGAGGTAGCCAGCTTCCACGGCCTTGCTGCGGGGGTGGCACGCGGAGGCGCGCCACGCGCTCGCATCGCAATGTACAAATCACTCTGGAGCGTGGATGAAACTGGCTCCACGGCGTCTGTGCTAGCCGCCATCGACGACGCGATCCATGACGGGGTGGACGTATTGTCAATGTCCCTCGCGTCCCGCGACGGCTCAGACGACTACTCCTTTGCCACCTTGCACGCGGTCCAGAAAGGGATCACCGTGGTAATGTCTGCCGGTAACGATGGGCCCCGGGCCCAGACGGTGGCGAACAGCTCGCCGTGGGGCATTACCGTCGCGGCGAGCAAGCTGGACCGCTCGTTCCCGACGGTGGTCACGCTGGGAAACAAGCAACAGATGGTG GGACAGTCTCTCTATTACCAACCCAAGAACTCATCATCCCGGAGCAATTTCGCGTCTCTTGCATGTATATCAAC CTGCACCAAGGAGGCGCTCGAGGAGGCATTCTCTGGCGAGGAACTGACTGGGATAATCCTGCTCTGCTACAAAGAGCCGCAGGCGCCTTTCAATCCACAGGGGGTTTTCATCCAGGCGTCCACGTACGTGGTGGACCATGGGGGATCTGGGCTCATCTTCGTGCAACGCACCACGGATGCCTTAGAAGTCATCCCGTATTACTGCACGGGCATCGCGTGCGTTCTCGTCGACCCCGATGTCGGGAACAAGATGCACCAATATTGCATGGACTCAAG CTCTCCTCGCCTGGCAAAGATTGAACCAGCACGCACCGTCACGGGCAAGGGCATACTGGCCCCGAAAGTGGCCGCCTTCTCCTCGCGAGGCCCATCAATTGATTACCCCGCCTTCATCAAGCCTGACATAGCTGCGCCTGGATCCAACATCTTGGCAGCAGTCAGAAACTCCTACGAAACTATGTCTGGGACGTCCATGGCAGCACCACATGTAACAGGTGTTGCCGCGCTGCTCAAAGCTATGCACCCAGACTGGTCTTCTGCTGCAATCAAATCAGCCATCGTCACCACTG CCTGTGTAACTGATCAACGCGGCATGTCAATACTGGCGGAAGGACTGCCACGGAAGGTGGCCGACCCGTTCGACTATGGAGGTGGGAACATCAACCCTTCTAGGGCAGCCCATCCAGGACTGGTTTACGACATTAATCCACGCAATTACAACAAATTCTTCCAATGTGCAATCATCAATCAGAGGACATCGACATCCGTGGGCTGCAACGCCACACTACTGGCGTACAACCTCAACTTGCCGTCCATTTCAGTTCCCGACCTGAGGGGTCCGATCACCATCCCAAGGATGGTGACAAATGTCGGCGATGTCCATTCAGTGTATCATGCCATAGTGCAAAGCCCAGACGGAGTCAAGATGGAGGTTTTCCCACCTGTTCTTGTGTTCGACAATGCGAACAAAGTTCAAAAGTTTGATGTGAAGCTGTCACCtatgtggaacttgcaaggggacTACACGTTTGGCAGTCTTACTTGGCATAACGACCTACATACTGTGAGGATTCCAGTTGCGGCCCGGATTACAAATCAGGATTTCTATGCGGATGTTGCATAA
- the LOC123146546 gene encoding subtilisin-like protease SBT3.6 isoform X1, whose protein sequence is MCMPPVPLSKIDDMGFMCCSSHPLRAASLLLLCFCVVLSRVHAGGSRSRELYIAYLGDVKHEHPDDVVASHHEMLGTLLQSREGSSASMVYHYKHGFSGFAAMLTADQATRLAEFPGVISVQPSKTYRSTTTRSWDFLGLHYPSSHMPASELLHASNYGEDIIIGVIDTGIWPESRSFSDQGYGPVPSRWKGKCQVGPDWGNNNCSRKIIGARFYTVGIADKYLKADSLSPRDHNGHGTHTASTAAGSTVEEEVASFHGLAAGVARGGAPRARIAMYKSLWSVDETGSTASVLAAIDDAIHDGVDVLSMSLASRDGSDDYSFATLHAVQKGITVVMSAGNDGPRAQTVANSSPWGITVAASKLDRSFPTVVTLGNKQQMVGQSLYYQPKNSSSRSNFASLACISTCTKEALEEAFSGEELTGIILLCYKEPQAPFNPQGVFIQASTYVVDHGGSGLIFVQRTTDALEVIPYYCTGIACVLVDPDVGNKMHQYCMDSSSPRLAKIEPARTVTGKGILAPKVAAFSSRGPSIDYPAFIKPDIAAPGSNILAAVRNSYETMSGTSMAAPHVTGVAALLKAMHPDWSSAAIKSAIVTTACVTDQRGMSILAEGLPRKVADPFDYGGGNINPSRAAHPGLVYDINPRNYNKFFQCAIINQRTSTSVGCNATLLAYNLNLPSISVPDLRGPITIPRMVTNVGDVHSVYHAIVQSPDGVKMEVFPPVLVFDNANKVQKFDVKLSPMWNLQGDYTFGSLTWHNDLHTVRIPVAARITNQDFYADVA, encoded by the exons ATGTGCATGCCACCAGTACCACTAAGTAAGATCGACGACATGGGATTCATGTGCTGTTCCTCACACCCACTACGGGCAGCCTCGTTGCTGCTGCTTTGCTTCTGCGTGGTGCTATCCAGAGTGCACGCAGGAGGATCTCGTTCTCGCGAG CTTTACATCGCTTACCTAGGCGACGTGAAGCACGAGCACCCGGACGATGTCGTCGCCTCTCACCATGAAATGCTCGGCACTCTTCTCCAAAG CAGGGAGGGTTCCTCAGCCTCCATGGTCTACCACTACAAGCATGGTTTCTCGGGCTTCGCCGCCATGCTCACCGCGGACCAAGCAACAAGGCTTGCAG AATTTCCGGGAGTCATCAGCGTTCAACCGAGCAAGACGTACAGGAGCACCACCACGCGGAGCTGGGATTTTCTTGGGCTCCATTATCCGTCCTCCCATATGCCGGCCAGTGAGTTACTGCACGCAAGCAACTACGGAGAGGATATAATCATTGGCGTGATTGACACCG GGATATGGCCGGAGTCTAGAAGCTTCAGTGACCAAGGGTACGGGCCGGTGCCATCAAGGTGGAAAGGAAAGTGCCAGGTTGGGCCCGATTGGGGCAACAACAATTGCAGCCGCAAGATCATCGGCGCAAGGTTCTATACCGTTGGGATCGCCGACAAATACTTAAAGGCGGACTCTCTCTCGCCCCGGGATCACAACGGCCATGGCACGCACACggcttccactgctgcgggctCTACCGTGGAGGAGGAGGTAGCCAGCTTCCACGGCCTTGCTGCGGGGGTGGCACGCGGAGGCGCGCCACGCGCTCGCATCGCAATGTACAAATCACTCTGGAGCGTGGATGAAACTGGCTCCACGGCGTCTGTGCTAGCCGCCATCGACGACGCGATCCATGACGGGGTGGACGTATTGTCAATGTCCCTCGCGTCCCGCGACGGCTCAGACGACTACTCCTTTGCCACCTTGCACGCGGTCCAGAAAGGGATCACCGTGGTAATGTCTGCCGGTAACGATGGGCCCCGGGCCCAGACGGTGGCGAACAGCTCGCCGTGGGGCATTACCGTCGCGGCGAGCAAGCTGGACCGCTCGTTCCCGACGGTGGTCACGCTGGGAAACAAGCAACAGATGGTG GGACAGTCTCTCTATTACCAACCCAAGAACTCATCATCCCGGAGCAATTTCGCGTCTCTTGCATGTATATCAAC CTGCACCAAGGAGGCGCTCGAGGAGGCATTCTCTGGCGAGGAACTGACTGGGATAATCCTGCTCTGCTACAAAGAGCCGCAGGCGCCTTTCAATCCACAGGGGGTTTTCATCCAGGCGTCCACGTACGTGGTGGACCATGGGGGATCTGGGCTCATCTTCGTGCAACGCACCACGGATGCCTTAGAAGTCATCCCGTATTACTGCACGGGCATCGCGTGCGTTCTCGTCGACCCCGATGTCGGGAACAAGATGCACCAATATTGCATGGACTCAAG CTCTCCTCGCCTGGCAAAGATTGAACCAGCACGCACCGTCACGGGCAAGGGCATACTGGCCCCGAAAGTGGCCGCCTTCTCCTCGCGAGGCCCATCAATTGATTACCCCGCCTTCATCAAGCCTGACATAGCTGCGCCTGGATCCAACATCTTGGCAGCAGTCAGAAACTCCTACGAAACTATGTCTGGGACGTCCATGGCAGCACCACATGTAACAGGTGTTGCCGCGCTGCTCAAAGCTATGCACCCAGACTGGTCTTCTGCTGCAATCAAATCAGCCATCGTCACCACTG CCTGTGTAACTGATCAACGCGGCATGTCAATACTGGCGGAAGGACTGCCACGGAAGGTGGCCGACCCGTTCGACTATGGAGGTGGGAACATCAACCCTTCTAGGGCAGCCCATCCAGGACTGGTTTACGACATTAATCCACGCAATTACAACAAATTCTTCCAATGTGCAATCATCAATCAGAGGACATCGACATCCGTGGGCTGCAACGCCACACTACTGGCGTACAACCTCAACTTGCCGTCCATTTCAGTTCCCGACCTGAGGGGTCCGATCACCATCCCAAGGATGGTGACAAATGTCGGCGATGTCCATTCAGTGTATCATGCCATAGTGCAAAGCCCAGACGGAGTCAAGATGGAGGTTTTCCCACCTGTTCTTGTGTTCGACAATGCGAACAAAGTTCAAAAGTTTGATGTGAAGCTGTCACCtatgtggaacttgcaaggggacTACACGTTTGGCAGTCTTACTTGGCATAACGACCTACATACTGTGAGGATTCCAGTTGCGGCCCGGATTACAAATCAGGATTTCTATGCGGATGTTGCATAA